Proteins found in one Enterococcus sp. 9D6_DIV0238 genomic segment:
- a CDS encoding DUF951 domain-containing protein has translation MYDLGDIVEMKKPHACQANRWEIIRMGADIKIKCTNCGHIVMMTRRDFEKKMKKILEKNDKG, from the coding sequence ATGTATGATCTTGGGGATATCGTTGAAATGAAAAAGCCACATGCTTGTCAGGCGAATCGTTGGGAGATCATCCGAATGGGCGCCGACATTAAAATAAAATGTACGAACTGCGGTCATATCGTTATGATGACACGTCGGGATTTTGAAAAGAAAATGAAGAAAATTTTGGAAAAAAATGATAAAGGATAG
- the ychF gene encoding redox-regulated ATPase YchF produces MALTAGIVGLPNVGKSTLFNAITKAGAEAANYPFATIDPNVGMVEVPDDRLLRLTELVKPKKTVPTTFEFTDIAGIVKGASKGEGLGNQFLSHIRQVDAICHVVRCFDDDNITHVEGRVDPLADIDTINLELVLADLDSINKRYTRVAKIAKTKDKDAVAELAVLDKLKPVLEEGLSARTIDFTEDEQKIVKSLFLLTAKPILYVANVSEDEVSDSDNNPYVQQVRTFAANENAEVIVVCARAEEEIAELDDEDKAEFLEALGIEESGLDQLIRAAYDLLGLATYFTAGEQEVRAWTFRKGIKAPQAAGIIHTDFERGFIRAETVSFDDLNTYGNMQAAKEAGKVRLEGKEYIVQDGDVMLFRFNV; encoded by the coding sequence ATGGCATTAACAGCTGGAATCGTGGGTTTGCCTAACGTAGGGAAATCAACTCTTTTTAACGCAATCACAAAAGCAGGAGCAGAAGCGGCAAATTATCCGTTTGCGACGATTGACCCGAACGTTGGGATGGTGGAAGTACCAGATGATCGCCTGTTGCGGTTAACAGAATTAGTAAAGCCTAAAAAAACTGTACCAACTACTTTTGAGTTTACAGATATCGCTGGTATCGTAAAAGGTGCAAGTAAAGGTGAAGGATTGGGCAATCAATTTTTAAGTCATATTCGTCAAGTAGATGCAATTTGTCATGTTGTTCGTTGTTTTGATGATGACAATATCACCCACGTTGAAGGACGTGTTGATCCGCTGGCAGATATCGATACAATCAATCTAGAGTTAGTTTTAGCGGATTTGGATTCTATCAATAAACGTTACACACGTGTGGCCAAAATAGCAAAAACAAAGGATAAAGATGCAGTTGCTGAGTTGGCTGTACTAGATAAGCTTAAACCAGTATTAGAAGAAGGTTTATCTGCACGGACGATCGATTTTACTGAAGATGAACAAAAAATCGTTAAAAGTCTATTTTTATTAACTGCAAAACCGATTTTATATGTTGCGAATGTATCAGAAGATGAGGTTTCAGATTCAGATAACAATCCGTATGTTCAACAAGTTCGGACTTTTGCAGCTAATGAAAATGCAGAAGTGATCGTGGTTTGTGCACGAGCAGAAGAAGAGATCGCTGAATTAGATGATGAAGATAAAGCAGAATTTTTGGAAGCTCTAGGTATTGAAGAATCAGGCTTGGATCAGTTGATTCGTGCAGCCTATGATTTGTTAGGCTTGGCAACCTACTTTACTGCAGGTGAACAAGAAGTTCGTGCATGGACATTCCGTAAAGGAATCAAAGCACCTCAGGCAGCTGGAATCATTCATACCGATTTTGAACGCGGATTTATTCGTGCCGAAACTGTTTCATTTGATGATTTAAATACGTATGGCAACATGCAGGCTGCAAAAGAAGCTGGGAAAGTCCGCTTAGAAGGAAAAGAATATATTGTGCAAGATGGCGATGTTATGCTTTTCCGTTTCAATGTATAG
- a CDS encoding DUF1129 domain-containing protein, which produces MESEALREIVSENRELEQKLTKRNEQYIFDLKKSLVAANLSEEAQTLALHEILPHLVEGQKSGKTARQLFGTVSERTEAILNKPEELPESTPALMWLDNTLLLFGVMTLMFSIMMMWSKGKTQPLGLLTLVLASMAGGYVFYLTYKYIYQYDRPGVDKSKRPGWFKTGLILVGSMLLWIVVFAGSAMLPPVINPILDPVIVIVIGGLALIVRHFLKKKYNMRSSLAR; this is translated from the coding sequence ATGGAATCAGAAGCACTTCGAGAGATTGTTTCAGAAAATCGTGAGCTTGAACAAAAATTGACCAAAAGAAATGAACAGTACATTTTTGATTTAAAGAAGTCATTAGTAGCTGCCAACCTTTCTGAAGAAGCACAAACGCTAGCTTTGCATGAGATTTTACCACATCTGGTAGAAGGTCAAAAAAGCGGTAAAACTGCACGTCAACTGTTCGGTACTGTATCTGAACGTACGGAGGCTATTTTAAATAAACCAGAAGAATTGCCAGAGTCGACTCCTGCATTGATGTGGCTGGATAATACGTTGCTGCTATTTGGCGTGATGACGTTGATGTTTTCGATCATGATGATGTGGTCTAAAGGCAAAACGCAACCTTTAGGATTGTTGACACTTGTTTTAGCTTCAATGGCAGGCGGGTATGTATTTTATCTTACATACAAATACATTTATCAGTACGACCGCCCGGGAGTAGACAAATCAAAACGTCCTGGTTGGTTTAAGACTGGTTTGATTTTAGTGGGTTCAATGTTGCTGTGGATAGTAGTATTTGCAGGTTCTGCAATGTTGCCGCCAGTAATTAACCCTATCTTAGATCCAGTGATCGTGATCGTTATTGGTGGATTGGCATTGATCGTACGTCACTTCTTAAAGAAAAAGTACAATATGCGCAGTAGTTTAGCGCGTTGA
- a CDS encoding 6-pyruvoyl-tetrahydropterin synthase-related protein, with protein MREWICKRSRWLIFLSFLLLSFLSLYIVYFQNGHILIGDDYHFHQNRIEGLAQSLAHGIWLPKISYFFIGGYGYASSLFYPDFYLYIPALLRVAGFSLATSFLFFATMINLGTFGITYLSGRIMGLPKLKSYLFSLLYTLSIYRLQDFFNRQAIGELLAMGFFPLVLASLSLLKAGKVQNWWLLTIAMTGIGLAHFISLEIVSIFIGLYVLLNARRFVKKQTLTALLKATIVTILLLAFYLVPVFEQMSRITFQVTANPLTLISDRSYALGELLANSFENRVFHASSANIGLILLVGLLVNGVMLFKQKNVDRDLLFLSFLFMFMTTNLFPWQLFDQTPLNTIQFPWRFLSIVTLLSAYLIANDYNKILKKIPYGQGILILFILLGVVIYEWESIDTEGKRIVSHQSYDQTNSYYIGAGHEYLPKEVNYQKLLKNKKREISYDPEVMTIKKSELSFASVSFDYQVALSKPAIVTLPFIYYYGYQAKVIEDGKVKEIPAVLNKQNGYVALSLSGKGKVTVSYKTTWAQKISLSISLITLAPLFSVKVVPYISKKF; from the coding sequence ATGAGAGAATGGATTTGTAAACGAAGTCGATGGTTGATTTTTTTAAGTTTTCTTTTGTTAAGTTTTTTATCTCTGTATATCGTCTACTTTCAAAATGGACATATTTTGATTGGAGACGACTATCATTTTCATCAAAATAGGATCGAAGGCCTGGCACAGTCTTTAGCACATGGTATTTGGCTTCCTAAGATCAGTTACTTTTTTATTGGTGGTTACGGATATGCTTCAAGTTTGTTTTATCCGGATTTTTACTTATATATACCTGCTCTGTTAAGAGTAGCTGGTTTTTCGCTGGCGACAAGCTTTTTGTTCTTTGCGACAATGATCAATTTAGGAACGTTCGGGATAACGTATTTGTCTGGGCGAATCATGGGATTACCTAAGTTGAAGAGTTATCTGTTTTCGTTATTATATACTTTATCGATCTATCGATTACAGGACTTCTTTAATCGTCAGGCGATCGGTGAGTTATTGGCAATGGGCTTTTTTCCTTTAGTGTTAGCCAGTCTAAGCTTGTTAAAAGCTGGTAAGGTGCAAAATTGGTGGTTGTTGACGATCGCAATGACGGGAATCGGGTTAGCACATTTTATATCATTGGAGATCGTTAGTATTTTTATTGGTTTATATGTCCTTTTAAATGCGCGTCGTTTTGTTAAAAAGCAAACACTCACAGCACTTTTGAAAGCAACAATTGTAACGATTTTGCTGCTAGCCTTCTACTTAGTTCCTGTTTTTGAACAAATGAGTCGAATTACTTTTCAAGTGACAGCCAACCCACTCACGTTGATTTCAGATAGGAGCTATGCGTTGGGAGAGCTTTTGGCAAATAGTTTTGAAAATCGGGTGTTTCATGCTTCCTCAGCGAATATTGGACTTATTCTTTTGGTAGGGCTATTGGTAAATGGCGTAATGTTGTTTAAGCAAAAAAACGTGGATCGTGACTTGCTCTTCCTTTCTTTTTTATTCATGTTTATGACAACTAATTTATTTCCTTGGCAGTTATTTGATCAGACTCCGTTGAATACTATTCAATTTCCTTGGCGTTTTTTATCCATAGTGACACTACTGTCGGCTTATTTGATTGCCAACGACTACAATAAGATCTTGAAAAAGATTCCGTATGGACAAGGTATTTTGATCCTTTTCATTTTACTAGGCGTGGTGATTTATGAGTGGGAGAGTATCGATACTGAAGGGAAGCGTATTGTATCACATCAAAGCTATGACCAAACCAACAGTTACTATATCGGTGCTGGGCACGAATATTTACCAAAAGAAGTAAATTATCAAAAGTTGTTAAAAAATAAAAAAAGAGAAATTAGCTATGATCCAGAAGTTATGACTATAAAAAAAAGTGAGCTATCTTTTGCCTCAGTAAGCTTTGATTATCAAGTCGCTCTGTCAAAGCCAGCAATCGTTACGCTTCCTTTTATCTATTATTATGGGTATCAGGCGAAGGTGATCGAAGATGGGAAGGTGAAAGAAATACCTGCCGTTTTAAATAAACAAAATGGGTATGTTGCTCTTTCATTATCAGGAAAAGGTAAAGTGACTGTTTCTTATAAAACGACTTGGGCACAAAAGATTTCATTAAGTATTTCGCTGATCACTCTTGCGCCGCTTTTCTCAGTAAAAGTGGTACCATATATTTCAAAAAAATTCTAA
- a CDS encoding response regulator transcription factor: MKILVADDDKEIVELLSIYIHNEGYEVVKAYDGKEALSKIRTISDIDLLILDIMMPIMDGMQVVKELRKESQIPIIMLTAKTTDMDKIKGLVAGADDYVTKPFNPLEVMARVKSILRRSQMQQKADEPDILEVGSLIINRDSHEVKTVDDKEIQLTALEFGILYLLASHPNRVFSADEIFERVWQQESIVSAKTVMVHVSHLRDKIEEATGGEKVIQTVWGVGYKIDAR; the protein is encoded by the coding sequence ATGAAAATTTTGGTTGCTGATGATGATAAAGAGATCGTAGAACTATTGAGTATTTATATCCATAATGAAGGCTATGAAGTGGTCAAAGCTTATGATGGAAAAGAGGCTTTATCGAAGATTAGAACGATATCTGATATTGACTTGTTGATTTTAGATATCATGATGCCGATCATGGACGGCATGCAGGTAGTGAAAGAATTGAGAAAGGAATCGCAAATCCCGATCATCATGTTGACAGCAAAAACAACAGACATGGATAAGATCAAAGGCTTAGTTGCCGGCGCAGATGATTATGTTACAAAACCTTTCAACCCATTGGAAGTAATGGCCCGCGTTAAATCGATTTTACGTCGTAGTCAGATGCAGCAAAAAGCAGATGAGCCAGATATACTAGAAGTCGGCTCATTGATCATCAATAGAGACTCTCATGAAGTCAAAACAGTCGATGACAAAGAAATCCAACTAACTGCACTAGAATTTGGTATTCTCTACTTATTAGCTAGTCACCCTAACCGTGTATTTAGTGCAGATGAAATTTTTGAGCGTGTGTGGCAGCAAGAAAGCATTGTTTCAGCTAAAACAGTAATGGTTCACGTTAGTCATTTGAGAGATAAGATCGAAGAGGCAACCGGTGGAGAAAAAGTCATTCAAACAGTTTGGGGAGTTGGATATAAGATCGATGCTCGTTAG
- a CDS encoding sensor histidine kinase, producing MLVRQKKIEKQKRITLTSKEISELLAEGIVTIILLLLLNVSITVLLSGSQSLQGIIWTTKGAFAKELNTDLFWSLSKFVIPLFFIVDVAVLYWRLIRRYRQMQLRHIISELHYIADGNYDHRIPFELSGDLSKVVSSINGLVDSTVAAIEDERKIEKSKDELITNVSHDIRTPLTSIIGYLGLIEDRQFHSEEDLLKYTHTAYVKAKQMKLLVDDLFEYTKVRQPSVPINTINFDMAQLIEQLAADFELEADKNNMTIQVNADPTSIKMDGDTEKLVRVFNNLLSNALKYGKGGKNIVIDVEKVGTEAVIAVRNDGPPIPKKSLDQLFDRFYRVEESRSQETGGTGLGLAIAQSIIALHGGYIYATSDNKWTSFIIHLPLKRN from the coding sequence ATGCTCGTTAGACAAAAGAAAATCGAAAAGCAAAAAAGAATTACCTTAACATCAAAGGAAATCAGTGAATTATTAGCGGAAGGAATCGTCACTATTATCCTGTTGCTTCTATTAAATGTCTCAATTACTGTCCTACTCAGTGGCAGTCAATCGCTACAAGGAATTATTTGGACCACAAAAGGTGCATTTGCTAAAGAACTAAACACCGATCTATTCTGGAGTTTAAGCAAATTTGTCATCCCGCTTTTCTTTATAGTGGATGTTGCTGTTTTGTATTGGCGCTTGATCCGCCGTTACCGTCAAATGCAGCTTCGTCATATCATCAGTGAACTGCATTATATTGCAGATGGAAATTATGATCATCGGATTCCGTTTGAGCTGAGTGGTGATTTATCGAAAGTGGTAAGTAGTATCAATGGTTTAGTAGATAGTACTGTCGCAGCAATTGAAGATGAACGTAAAATAGAAAAATCAAAAGATGAATTGATTACAAACGTCAGTCATGATATTCGAACACCGCTTACTTCTATTATAGGTTATTTAGGTTTGATCGAAGATCGACAATTTCATAGCGAAGAGGATTTACTGAAATATACACATACTGCATACGTAAAAGCCAAACAAATGAAGCTACTCGTCGATGATCTTTTTGAATATACGAAAGTTCGCCAGCCATCCGTACCGATCAATACAATCAATTTCGATATGGCACAGTTGATCGAACAGCTTGCTGCTGACTTTGAGCTTGAAGCGGATAAAAATAATATGACGATTCAGGTCAATGCTGATCCTACCTCTATCAAAATGGATGGAGATACTGAAAAACTTGTTCGTGTCTTTAATAACTTATTATCGAATGCGTTGAAATATGGCAAAGGCGGCAAAAATATCGTTATTGATGTTGAGAAAGTTGGTACTGAAGCTGTTATTGCTGTTAGAAATGATGGTCCCCCTATTCCTAAAAAGTCACTAGATCAATTATTCGATCGTTTCTACCGCGTAGAGGAATCTCGTTCACAAGAAACTGGCGGCACTGGTTTGGGACTAGCCATCGCGCAAAGCATCATTGCACTACATGGCGGCTATATTTATGCAACGTCCGATAATAAATGGACTTCCTTTATTATCCATTTGCCCTTAAAGAGAAACTGA
- the guaB gene encoding IMP dehydrogenase, with protein MSNWETKFAKKGLTFDDVLLIPAESHVLPNEVDMSVQLAKNIKLNIPLISASMDTVTDSKMAISMARQGGLGVVHKNMSIAQQADEVRKVKRSESGVIIDPFFLTPTNLVADAENLMSKYRISGVPIVETMENRKLVGIITNRDMRFVTDYQMKIEEVMTKDNLVTAPVGTSLKDAEKILQKHKIEKLPIVDENNRLSGLITIKDIEKVIEFPNAAKDEHGRLLVAAAVGVTSDTFERAEALLEAGADAIIIDTAHGHSAGVIRKIKEIRDTFPEATLIAGNIATAEGAKALYDVGVDVVKVGIGPGSICTTRVVAGVGVPQLTAIYDAASVARKYSKAIIADGGIKYSGDIVKALAAGGHAVMLGSMLAGTDESPGEFEIYQGRRFKTYRGMGSLGAMEKGSSDRYFQGGVNEANKLVPEGIEGRVAYKGSVADIVFQLIGGLKSGMGYVGAADLKQLREEAQFIQMSGNGLKESHPHDVQITKEAPNYSVEQ; from the coding sequence ATGTCTAACTGGGAAACAAAATTCGCGAAAAAAGGTCTTACATTTGATGATGTATTATTGATTCCGGCAGAAAGTCACGTACTGCCAAACGAAGTAGATATGAGTGTGCAGCTAGCGAAAAATATCAAATTGAATATTCCTCTAATCAGTGCAAGTATGGATACAGTCACAGATAGTAAAATGGCGATTTCAATGGCGCGCCAAGGTGGACTAGGTGTTGTCCATAAGAATATGAGTATTGCACAGCAAGCAGATGAAGTGCGCAAAGTAAAACGTTCTGAGAGCGGAGTGATCATTGATCCATTTTTCTTAACACCGACGAATTTAGTAGCAGATGCTGAAAATCTGATGAGTAAATACCGCATTAGTGGTGTGCCTATCGTTGAAACAATGGAAAATCGTAAACTGGTTGGGATCATCACTAACCGTGATATGCGCTTTGTGACAGACTATCAAATGAAGATCGAAGAAGTCATGACGAAAGACAATTTAGTGACAGCCCCAGTCGGTACTTCTCTAAAAGATGCCGAAAAAATCCTACAAAAACATAAAATCGAAAAATTACCGATCGTTGATGAAAATAATCGTTTAAGCGGTTTGATCACGATCAAAGATATTGAAAAGGTGATTGAATTTCCGAATGCAGCTAAAGATGAACATGGTCGTCTTTTAGTCGCAGCAGCTGTAGGTGTAACGAGTGATACATTTGAGCGTGCAGAAGCTTTACTTGAAGCTGGTGCAGATGCGATCATCATTGATACTGCACACGGCCATAGTGCAGGAGTGATCCGTAAGATCAAAGAAATTCGTGACACTTTCCCAGAAGCGACATTGATCGCTGGGAATATTGCTACAGCAGAAGGTGCTAAAGCTCTTTATGATGTAGGTGTTGATGTTGTAAAAGTCGGGATCGGACCTGGTTCGATCTGTACAACACGTGTTGTAGCAGGTGTTGGCGTACCTCAATTGACAGCTATCTATGATGCAGCTTCTGTAGCCCGTAAATATAGCAAAGCGATCATTGCGGATGGGGGAATCAAGTACTCAGGTGATATCGTCAAAGCTTTAGCAGCGGGCGGACATGCGGTAATGTTAGGAAGTATGTTAGCTGGAACAGATGAATCTCCTGGTGAATTCGAAATTTATCAAGGCCGTCGTTTCAAAACATACCGCGGTATGGGTTCATTAGGTGCAATGGAAAAAGGATCAAGTGATCGTTACTTCCAAGGCGGCGTGAATGAAGCGAATAAATTAGTACCTGAAGGTATTGAAGGTCGTGTTGCTTACAAAGGCAGCGTAGCAGATATTGTCTTCCAGCTGATCGGTGGGCTAAAATCAGGTATGGGCTATGTTGGAGCTGCTGATTTGAAACAATTGCGAGAAGAAGCACAATTCATTCAAATGAGTGGAAACGGACTAAAAGAATCTCATCCACATGATGTTCAAATCACAAAAGAAGCACCAAACTACTCTGTAGAACAGTAG
- a CDS encoding polysaccharide deacetylase family protein: MDKNSYSHSTRNSRRARRKQHMPKKIALLSLFASTLLLVGGGVYITHIHQSRSTAKETTKEHDSDFNKKEALLLEKIRQDQKEAALASTEHTEVTNNIQTLLYDPVQKDSIPRFSTLKDELTTMIDTVKRKHSNQQPIKIVGQMTMSNVTAQLKNYQPLLTIYSWDEKNRTWSEKKEPCATSDFVNQKNNQELTLTDLFTSEANLLAVQQVIKQKLLDDSSDGTKVIDTVLSMPNMSLTDTHFTYRPDKISFHLPDNATGSKEVSLAYREIAEYVNPEFIDPASINDAFDTPLDPNKKYISLTFDDGPNPKTTPKLLDILKEKGVKATFFMLGQNVVKNEAIVKRADSEGHEVASHSYSHPQLTTIDTERVKTEVQNTDKVIYQAIGKLPTDFRPPYGSVNSETAAIINKPIIQWSVDSQDWQSHSIDKIIQRIHDTEYNDAIILMHDIYPETVDAVPIVIDRLRAEGYEIIPSKQLLGNKAKPLHMYYGSNDERPVQ; the protein is encoded by the coding sequence ATGGACAAAAACAGCTACTCACATAGTACCCGCAATAGTAGGCGTGCACGACGAAAGCAACATATGCCTAAAAAAATAGCCCTTCTTTCTCTATTTGCCAGCACGCTTCTTTTAGTTGGGGGCGGTGTTTATATCACTCACATTCATCAGTCTCGTTCGACAGCCAAAGAAACGACGAAAGAGCACGACAGCGATTTTAACAAAAAAGAAGCCTTGCTTTTAGAAAAGATTCGGCAAGATCAAAAAGAAGCTGCACTAGCAAGCACCGAGCATACAGAAGTAACGAACAACATTCAAACATTGCTTTACGATCCGGTCCAAAAGGATTCTATCCCTCGTTTTTCAACACTGAAAGACGAACTAACAACAATGATCGATACAGTAAAAAGAAAACATTCTAATCAACAGCCTATTAAAATTGTCGGACAAATGACTATGTCCAACGTAACCGCGCAATTAAAAAATTATCAACCTCTGTTGACTATTTATAGTTGGGATGAAAAAAACAGGACCTGGTCTGAAAAGAAAGAGCCTTGTGCTACTTCAGATTTTGTGAATCAGAAAAATAATCAGGAATTGACACTGACCGATCTTTTTACAAGTGAAGCAAATCTATTAGCTGTCCAACAGGTCATTAAACAAAAATTACTAGATGATAGCTCTGATGGGACTAAGGTTATCGATACTGTTTTATCGATGCCGAATATGTCCTTAACGGACACACACTTCACTTATCGGCCCGATAAAATCAGTTTTCATTTGCCTGACAATGCAACAGGATCAAAAGAAGTCTCGTTGGCATATAGAGAAATCGCTGAGTACGTTAACCCAGAGTTTATCGATCCAGCTTCCATCAATGATGCTTTCGATACGCCTTTAGATCCAAACAAAAAGTACATTTCACTTACGTTTGACGATGGACCAAACCCAAAAACGACTCCCAAACTTTTAGATATCTTAAAAGAAAAAGGCGTGAAAGCAACCTTTTTCATGTTAGGGCAAAATGTGGTGAAAAATGAAGCAATCGTCAAACGAGCGGATAGTGAAGGTCATGAAGTAGCTAGCCATTCATATTCACATCCTCAGCTGACAACGATCGATACAGAGCGTGTCAAAACAGAAGTTCAAAATACAGATAAGGTCATTTATCAGGCAATCGGTAAACTTCCTACTGATTTTAGACCTCCATATGGCTCTGTAAATTCTGAAACAGCAGCGATCATCAATAAGCCTATCATCCAATGGTCAGTTGATTCACAAGATTGGCAAAGTCACAGTATTGATAAAATCATTCAACGCATACATGATACAGAATACAATGATGCCATCATTTTGATGCATGATATTTATCCAGAAACAGTGGATGCCGTACCAATCGTGATTGATCGTTTACGTGCAGAAGGATATGAAATTATCCCATCTAAACAATTGTTAGGAAATAAGGCTAAACCTTTGCATATGTATTATGGATCTAACGATGAACGACCTGTACAATAA
- the serS gene encoding serine--tRNA ligase — MLDVKMIRQNFDDVQAKLKTRGVKEEILVEFLRLDESRRNLLVKAEELKKYRNDVSAEIAQLKRNKEDAAAKIAEMKEVGGNIKALDTEIEEIDTKLQEISTTLPNLPHSSVPVGADEEDNVEVRRWSEPRSFAFEPKPHWDVAENLDIIDFERGAKVAGSRFVYYKGLGARLERALYNFMLDMHVYDHGYTEMMTPYIVNSNSMFGTGQFPKFKEDVFQLEDTDMTLIPTAEVPLTNYYNNEILDGKDLPIYFTALSPSFRSEAGSAGRDTRGLIRLHQFNKVEMVKFSDAEHSYEELEKMTANAEDILQKLNLPYRVMALATGDMGFSAAKTYDLEVWIPAQNAYREISSCSNCEDFQARRAMIRYRDENDKVQYAHTLNGSGLAVGRTVAAILENYQNEDGSVTIPEVLVPYMGNLKLIK, encoded by the coding sequence ATGTTAGATGTAAAAATGATTCGTCAAAACTTTGATGATGTGCAGGCAAAATTGAAAACCCGCGGAGTAAAAGAAGAAATATTGGTAGAATTTTTACGATTAGATGAAAGCCGCAGAAATTTATTAGTAAAGGCAGAAGAATTAAAAAAATATCGGAATGATGTTTCAGCTGAAATCGCACAATTAAAACGCAACAAAGAAGATGCAGCAGCTAAAATCGCTGAAATGAAAGAAGTTGGCGGCAATATTAAAGCCTTGGATACTGAAATTGAAGAAATCGATACTAAGCTACAGGAAATTTCTACTACTTTGCCAAATCTGCCTCATAGTAGCGTGCCTGTAGGTGCGGATGAAGAGGATAACGTAGAAGTTCGTCGCTGGAGCGAGCCTAGAAGCTTTGCTTTTGAACCAAAACCTCACTGGGATGTTGCTGAGAACTTGGATATTATTGATTTTGAACGTGGAGCAAAAGTTGCAGGCAGCCGTTTTGTTTACTATAAGGGTTTAGGTGCTCGTTTAGAACGTGCATTATATAATTTCATGCTGGATATGCATGTATATGATCATGGTTATACTGAAATGATGACACCTTATATCGTTAATAGTAACTCAATGTTTGGAACAGGACAATTTCCTAAGTTTAAAGAAGATGTTTTCCAATTAGAAGATACTGATATGACTCTGATTCCAACGGCAGAAGTTCCTTTAACAAACTATTATAATAATGAAATTTTAGATGGAAAAGATTTACCTATTTACTTTACAGCACTAAGCCCTTCTTTTCGTTCTGAAGCAGGAAGCGCCGGTCGCGATACCCGTGGACTAATTCGTTTACACCAGTTTAATAAAGTGGAAATGGTAAAATTCAGTGATGCAGAGCATTCTTATGAAGAACTAGAAAAAATGACAGCAAATGCGGAAGATATTCTACAAAAATTGAACTTACCTTACCGTGTAATGGCTCTTGCTACTGGAGATATGGGCTTTTCAGCTGCTAAGACCTATGATTTAGAAGTTTGGATCCCAGCTCAAAATGCCTATCGCGAAATCAGCTCTTGCTCAAACTGCGAAGATTTCCAAGCACGCCGTGCCATGATTCGTTATCGGGATGAAAATGATAAAGTTCAATATGCCCATACACTAAATGGATCAGGATTAGCTGTCGGTCGTACTGTTGCTGCTATACTAGAAAATTATCAAAACGAAGATGGTTCAGTAACAATACCTGAAGTTTTAGTTCCATATATGGGTAACTTAAAATTGATCAAATAA